GAATATAATAACGTGTGTTTTATTTAAAGTGTTAGCCTTTCTTTCACTAAATACACCTACTGTATAAAGTATAAGAGCCGCTGTTATAAATACTATTGCTATTATTAATTTTGAATCCATAAATATCACTCCTTAATTTTTGATAAAATATTTCTCAAATTTTTCGTTAAATTATTAAGCTCATCTTCACTACAATCCTTGAAGATATCATCGAAACTATGCTGTATCTTCTCTCTAAAATTAATTGCAAAATCAAATCCTTTTTTAGTGAATTTTAGATAAGTATTTCTTTTATCATTTTCTTTTTTAAATTTCTCTACAAATCCATTTTGTTCTAGCCTAGTTACTATACCTGATACAGTACCTTTAGCTAAACTCATTTGATCGCATAAGTCTGAGATAGTCATTTCCTTGTTATGAGCAATTAACTTAATAACTATAACTTGTTGATGAGTTAAT
Above is a genomic segment from Romboutsia lituseburensis containing:
- a CDS encoding MarR family transcriptional regulator translates to MNLNCDSFRIAMLLKELYSKTMYSIEDNFKENGLTHQQVIVIKLIAHNKEMTISDLCDQMSLAKGTVSGIVTRLEQNGFVEKFKKENDKRNTYLKFTKKGFDFAINFREKIQHSFDDIFKDCSEDELNNLTKNLRNILSKIKE